Part of the Triplophysa dalaica isolate WHDGS20190420 chromosome 23, ASM1584641v1, whole genome shotgun sequence genome is shown below.
TGTAATGTACACTCATGCAATGGTACATAAAGGAAAGTGTGGAAATATAGCTTTATGTTTGACATTCATAAATTATTGGGTTTTGTTATATGCATCCAGCATGCATTCCAGTTTGAAGCTTTACAGATACTTTTCATcattgagtgcgtttacatgcactacataaacaaatatctatcaaaaatctgattataaaataaacctgttttCTAGTGTTTGCATGCATATCAATAAACCAGCTACGCAGAAAATGAGGTTTACATGAAACTTTAAGACTTGCCAGGTTTTTCATGTGCAGTGACGTTACTATCGGTTGTCCGTCTAGTAATAAAATATGATGCAGGAAATCGGCcagaagctgtattttaatATCTCGCCCCATTTTTGCAGGGCAAATAACCAGCATTGGTCTGGATGAGAGACGGGCACTCCAACAAGGTAGCTAAAGACCGCAGCCTCTAGCATCTGTCGCTAGAGAAGCCCTATTGGTAAGGGAGTGAGGTTTACTTGCACACCTTCTCCCTCTGTGGCTCGCATCCGTTTCACCGGCAAGTGCAACaacagtttttcattttgtcatttttctacaCCAACTGCATGATCCGAGAGTGGacttttatgcattattttactgttacttCCGTTTGAGACTTTTACTATTACACTGCCAGACATGTGCGCATAAAAAATGTTGCTTACGCCGTTTATGACCTTTCCCCAATAAAAGAACACTGTTTTACGGCTTTAAATGATCTAACGCGCTATTAATGTATATGTATGACTTACATTACCTGGCTGGCAACAGCGTTGCCAATACATTACTTTAGAATATGCCCAGTAAGAGGTAACAGTGTATGGTACATGAAAACAGTTTTCTTTCATAAACATCTTGTACAAGATAAACTTCACTATGGGCGTGtagacaaaaatgttatttttttttatatcagacaacaataaacaatgcattttttctCCTATCATACAACATCAACATCATAAATTCATAATAGGGACTAATTAAAGAACACATGACAATCATGTAAAGAACATTGATGTGTCAATTGCttattaaaaggatagttcaccccaaaattttaattttgtcatcatttactccgaACAAAggcggtacccatttacttctattgaaTAGACTAAAACCAATGCAAGGTGAAGCTTACAACCGATGCTCAGTTTTCaccattcatcaaaatatcttttgtgttctgcagtggattagaaagtcatacaggtttgaaactatTTAATGCTGTAAAATCCAATGATATTTTGACACAGCAGAATGcatttttgtagaaaaaaattTGCCGAAATTATAGCTTAAATATCTAACGCCCCTTCCTCTCCCTTCAGTGCTCACTTTCACTCTGTCTGCAATAACAAAggctaaaataaatacatatatcaAGAAAAGCTCATAAGCAGCTGACAGAAAATGATGCTTTATAGCTAATGCTTTAGTAAATGCATGAACATGAACgaacaatgagcaatatagtttttcagcatttattcattcttGTTTAAGTTGGTTTATCtcaatttatttgttcatgttagtttataGTGCATTAACTAAATTGTCatcctttaatttttttataaatgtattagttAACATTGAAATGAACAAACACTAACATGAATAAAAGCTGAGAAATCAACAtggttcattgttagttcatgttacttgaaattaaaaaaaattggtaagGTGACATTTACAATTAGAGgtctgagagaaagaaagattgaTCAATTTGCTAATgtcaatatatgaaaataacCTTGTCATTATGTTTCATATACAGATTGCTTGGAGATGTATTTAAAGAAAGATACAATAGATCAAACATGCCAATTCTAACCTATAAACAGTtaaaattttgttaaaataaaacattttgttatgttgtttCCTCAAAACTTGATGGTCAACTTCATGAAAGCACTCTGATAGAGTAGCTTCTCTATTATTGAATATAACAGTAATAAGTGCAGCACTCAGATCGTGTGGGTGTTTCACGATTAATTGTGCAGCTCTAACAATCGTACTGTAATTTGCCTATAATTTATCATTTCCCAAATTTTCAATTCAAatcaaaaaactttttaaaacccAAAACAACAGCTGGCTTTGCAGCTAATCATCATTGAACCTTTGATACCCAAGTTGTTTCATCAGGAACCCACATGTGTCCTCAATGATTCTAATATCTCTCCTTGGCAAGTTTTTACTCCATATGTTAATTTTGTCTGGTGATATTTCGCCCTCATACATTAAGTTATACAAGTTTGTGGATGTGGTGAACTCAAGCTGGTTTAAAGCTGAGGGTGACACTGGGATCCCTAAGAAGGAGTGTATTTTCTGAGCTGTGTCTTGCGGATCATTTACAACATCCTCAAACCTGACTTGGAGATAGGAATCCTCAGGTAAGGTTGCTGTAACTCTTAGAACAGCAGTGGTGTGAGCAAGCCACAGGTGGGCCAGCAACAACACTGGACTGGTCTCTGAACGCGATGTGAGGCGCCACAGCATCCTAAATTCAGCTGCAAACTTTGTACATTTGTCTCCAAGCATGTCTTTTTGAAACATAAGAGCTAGGTGCTGTTGGATGTTTTTAAGGGCATAGAGGCTAGGTTTGCTGTTATATAGCATCATGTAGATCCATGCTCGAGGGTCCCTGATGATATGGATGGCCCTAAGAGAAGTGCCAATAACTTCTTGGACAAAAGGAAGTTTAAGAGCCCAACTGCCACTGCACAGATTCAGAACAACACATGCATTTGGGTGTTCTGCCGTGTGTTTCCTCAACTCTCTCACATACTCAATGTCTCTGTCCAAAGCAGCTCGAGCCCGTCCTTTTATTTCAGTcactgactcttttcttctcagccTTTTCCACTTGTGAGGGAGACTAACTCTTGGGGCATGTTTGATATGGCTGCTTTCAAAGAGTGGAATATTTTGCAAGAATAAGTGGGTGTTGTCGACCAATGAATGTAGCCAGGCCTGAATCATTTTAAAACGCCCATGCTGGGCTTCTGATCGAGTCCATTCACAAGCATCCACTAAAGAGTCAAATTCAAACTCTGTTTCTGGTATATCCAAGTGTTCTGTAGGAATGGTTAAGTAGACAAAGTCTGTATTGTTGTAAAAAAGCTGCTTAAGGATGTCCGATCCAGAGCCAGGGAGGGTTGTTATCACTACGGTGGGTAGAAGGAGCTTCATCTGCTTGCTGAGTTTAGGGTCAGCGGTGGCTCCTCGCCACTTGACCCGACACAGAAGCTGGTCACAGCTGTTTGACACAAACAGGAGCTCACTGGTCCACAGCAGCAACACAGAGAGCAGAGCGTAGCGCAACAGTCTACTAAAGCAAACATACATTTTGCGCTGAAGGGTCAGAATTACTATGGCCACAGACAGTATTATCCCGGCTAAAACGTTTACCATAAATCCTAAGTCAAACAGATGATTTTGTAGCGTTGTCTGTTTTTTGACAAGATGCGCCCCCAAGCCAAAACGGATAGTGTGATGTTGGTCTTCGATCTTAGCATAGCCCCCAAAGCCCAGATAGCCTGAACGGGCCCCAATGTCTTTGTGATTGGTTACTATAGAAACTATTTTTTCAGTATTGTTTATGATGATGGAAAGTTTGATTCCATTCTTACTGTTTTCAATGACCCTGCAGTTGGAAACCTTAATGTAAGGCCCATGCATCACATAAGCCATTCTAACAACTGAACCTGTGAAAGGAAATGTGACGTTGATAAACTGTGTCCATCTCTTTTTGAACTCTGCCGCCTGCTCTACCTCCTGTATCTGTGTATTGGGGCTGTAGCCCTGATCATcaaaccaaaacattttgtaatgagCATCCCAGACATCCATCAATGCCCCATTATATATGTCTTTAAACCTATGGGGGACATATTTAAAGTCGATGTCCAGGTTGTGAAAAAATGCACTGACAGTGTTCACTGGTGAGTCCTCCCTTTTCTCAACATGGTCGACTACCAGAAGAGTCTGTGAGTTCAGAAGAACCAGAGCTCGGTACACACTCATTAATTTCATAGCTGTGGAATACGCTGCTACCGCCTCCCCACTCACAAACATAGTGTCTCTGTGTGCGGAGGCGGTGATCACCTCTCCTGCACACTCTCCAACACCTTTGTCAGTCCATCGCAGCCACTTGGCACACTCCCCAAGCTGCCCTTCCCAAGGAGCATTACATTGGCTTGTTGGAGAGGGGCTAAACACCAACACGTTGTTTAAGTAGCTATATTTGGGGCCGTATAAAGCCTCAGAAACAAATACTTGTCCATTAGGAGCAAAAGTAAATGAGTTTTGGTCCGGATGCTCATGACCAGGGTTAAAGCTATTCCAGCCATCCACCCACGAGTAAGCTTTGGTATGGACGATGTCAAATACTGCCCGACCACCCAGCTTTCCTGATTTAAACGAGACAAAGGTATTTCCTTGAAACATAGGTAAACCGGCCCCGTAGGTCACCACGCCCCAGTCTGAGAATATGTGCATCTTAGCCTGACTGTACCCAACAGGGGGCTGTGGTATAAGGCCGGCATTATACCAGATAAACTCTGTATGAAGGGTTGCCCAGCGCTGGGCAAAGGACTGACCTAAAGGACCATCTTTGGGTCTGTGCTTCCTTATCTGCTGTGCTAGCCAGTTTCCTGAACCATTCTTAATAACAAAAGAATCTAAAAAAACTAATTGGCTCTCTGGTCCATAGAACCAGTTGTAGTTTGAGTCCCCTATGCCAACCGTTCTCTGAAAGCCTGGCAGCAAAGTGGCATAATAAAACCAGAAATGATTTCGAAGccaattgttttttgtgttgtctATATTAAAGTGGCGCTCGGCTAGAAAAACATACTGTGTGATAGATTTTGATGTGTAACTCCCAAATGCCACTCCCTCATCCAAAGAGCCATCAACAACATGgttcaacaaaaacattgtctTCTCCATGTAATTTACAGACACCTGTTTCCAAACCATCGACTTTGTGTCATGTGCACCCAGAACTATTGCACCGGTCAAAATAGCTACAATATTGTTGGTTTGATGATTTTGTAAAAAGTGTTTCCCCCATCCCCTGTACTCTGACATCATGTAGAGCTCTTCAGTTTCAGAACGTATTCTCTTCAAGTACAGCTCCCGGCGCTGTTCATCCAGAAACGAGTAGATGAAGTCAAAAGCAGTAGCAAATCCGCTGAGTGAATGAGCTGTTGGCACTTCTTCATTAGGTGCACTGGTTACTTTCCAGTCTGGATATTCCGACATTCTGTCCATAAACTTAAACAGGAATTGTAAGGTAGCAGTGTCTTCCGGATACAGTAAACAGTAGAGAGCCAGAGGTGGGAGGTTGTTGCCATAAATCTCATTCCACTTGTTGGTGAACTCACTGTGCTTTGCTGGAGGCATGTAAAGCGGCCTTGTGGAGAGCATAGTCAACACTGCTGCCCGGATGATTTTAAAAACGTGGTTATGACTTGTGGTTGACCTTTGTCTCAACAGTGGTACATCATCTTGGCTAAAGTACAAGTTAGGGTGAAGAGTGGCTTTTCCTAGTTCTGGTTCATGGAACTGCTCAAAGTCACTAAAAATATCCTTCTCTGAAGCATTAAATATTCCAGAGAAAGCACCTCCTGCTGCtaaaaaagatgcaaaaaaTATTGGGCACCATATGAACATCCAAGCCCCTGTACACaacattgttttctcttttccttattgtatttttggtgGCTATTAACATTCCACTGGCTAATCTCCTCATTCAAAGGAAAACATACAAATGGTGcccattttttataaaatatacctATAAACtatgtgtttgtatatatatatatatatatatatatatatatatatatatttgtatatatatatataaatatgtatatatatatatagtttgctTCTTTGGTGTCCaaaaatttatattaatgtgaTATTAACAAAGTGTCAggatgttttcaataaaaataagctCTGTAAATGCTTACATGTCCTTTAATCCAAAGAGACGTTTACCATCGTGTGGTATAATGCATCATATAAGGTTTGGATCAGTAATCCGTTCAAggggaaaaaagaaaattcagcC
Proteins encoded:
- the LOC130413693 gene encoding dermatan-sulfate epimerase-like protein, which produces MLCTGAWMFIWCPIFFASFLAAGGAFSGIFNASEKDIFSDFEQFHEPELGKATLHPNLYFSQDDVPLLRQRSTTSHNHVFKIIRAAVLTMLSTRPLYMPPAKHSEFTNKWNEIYGNNLPPLALYCLLYPEDTATLQFLFKFMDRMSEYPDWKVTSAPNEEVPTAHSLSGFATAFDFIYSFLDEQRRELYLKRIRSETEELYMMSEYRGWGKHFLQNHQTNNIVAILTGAIVLGAHDTKSMVWKQVSVNYMEKTMFLLNHVVDGSLDEGVAFGSYTSKSITQYVFLAERHFNIDNTKNNWLRNHFWFYYATLLPGFQRTVGIGDSNYNWFYGPESQLVFLDSFVIKNGSGNWLAQQIRKHRPKDGPLGQSFAQRWATLHTEFIWYNAGLIPQPPVGYSQAKMHIFSDWGVVTYGAGLPMFQGNTFVSFKSGKLGGRAVFDIVHTKAYSWVDGWNSFNPGHEHPDQNSFTFAPNGQVFVSEALYGPKYSYLNNVLVFSPSPTSQCNAPWEGQLGECAKWLRWTDKGVGECAGEVITASAHRDTMFVSGEAVAAYSTAMKLMSVYRALVLLNSQTLLVVDHVEKREDSPVNTVSAFFHNLDIDFKYVPHRFKDIYNGALMDVWDAHYKMFWFDDQGYSPNTQIQEVEQAAEFKKRWTQFINVTFPFTGSVVRMAYVMHGPYIKVSNCRVIENSKNGIKLSIIINNTEKIVSIVTNHKDIGARSGYLGFGGYAKIEDQHHTIRFGLGAHLVKKQTTLQNHLFDLGFMVNVLAGIILSVAIVILTLQRKMYVCFSRLLRYALLSVLLLWTSELLFVSNSCDQLLCRVKWRGATADPKLSKQMKLLLPTVVITTLPGSGSDILKQLFYNNTDFVYLTIPTEHLDIPETEFEFDSLVDACEWTRSEAQHGRFKMIQAWLHSLVDNTHLFLQNIPLFESSHIKHAPRVSLPHKWKRLRRKESVTEIKGRARAALDRDIEYVRELRKHTAEHPNACVVLNLCSGSWALKLPFVQEVIGTSLRAIHIIRDPRAWIYMMLYNSKPSLYALKNIQQHLALMFQKDMLGDKCTKFAAEFRMLWRLTSRSETSPVLLLAHLWLAHTTAVLRVTATLPEDSYLQVRFEDVVNDPQDTAQKIHSFLGIPVSPSALNQLEFTTSTNLYNLMYEGEISPDKINIWSKNLPRRDIRIIEDTCGFLMKQLGYQRFNDD